In Arachis stenosperma cultivar V10309 chromosome 1, arast.V10309.gnm1.PFL2, whole genome shotgun sequence, one DNA window encodes the following:
- the LOC130975498 gene encoding uncharacterized protein LOC130975498 yields the protein MYFDTILDIDKIWISKLRSSVEYRQGLNHFLDFAFANASSDGMIKCPCPKCGFQLMQTREDAYDHLLLRPFPAGYTIWVRHGEKPVEERPGLGRVDDNLISQVNQMHQMVNEAFNFPIQHGSEDITTIEHAEDNEDVLPSLYEGPSRAARDFNDLLSDGEQELYPGCSKYSKLSFLVKLYHIKCMCGVSDKAMTMILDLLRDAFEQAKLPKTVYEARKTIRKLGIEYAKIDACPNDCMLYRGDDANLTRCKKCGCSRWKQKTKKGSILRLNVPVKRNGKLIAAKTLRYFPLIPRLQRLFMCSKTSSDMLWHKQASNNDGFLRHPRDAEAWKKFDAKYTNFSADPRNVRLALASDGFNPFGNMSTKYSIWPVILIPYNLPPWICMKQTSFILSTLIPGPKMPGNDIDVYLQPLIDELKQLWDGIETYDAKEGNTFKMCAALMWTISDFPGLGNLSGWNTHSGLACPTCNLDAKPHRLKDSQKWCFMGHRRFLNQGHKYRLDRNRFDGRSKDADEDDSHWKKKSVFFDLPYWEDQMLRHNLDVMHIEKNVCDNVVFTILNDSSKSKDNLKARRDLQCMGIRPELWPGEGGKYPSAIFAMSNSQRDVFLKTLQNVIFPDGYSSNVARCVDLRQRKLFGLKSHDCHILMEQLLPILVKFSLPSPVSNVIANLSSFFRELCGKAINPMQLAELQNHIVQTLCQMEMIFPPSFFTVMVHLTVHLVDEVTLGGPVQYRWMYPIERYLGRLKQYVRNRAQLEGSIAEGYLSEEILTFCSRYLDNIETRINRPGRVDDEPVDVPHNSEESIFPAIGKALGAVSHFELTPM from the exons ATGTATTTTGATACTATACTAGATATTGATAAAATCTGGATTTCAAAATTACGGAGTAGTGTGGAATATAGGCAAGGACTGAACCATTTTTTAGACTTTGCGTTTGCGAATGCATCCTCTGATGGCATGATAAAGTGTCCATGTCCTAAATGCGGGTTTCAACTTATGCAAACAAGAGAGGATGCGTACGACCATCTGTTGTTACGACCATTTCCCGCTGGATATACTATTTGGGTGCGTCATGGTGAGAAGCCGGTTGAAGAGAGGCCGGGATTGGGACGAGTAGATGACAATCTGATATCTCAAGTGAATCAGATGCACCAAATGGTGAACGAGGCATTCAATTTCCCGATCCAACATGGGAGTGAGGACATCACAACAATCGAACATGCAGAAGATAATGAAGACGTGTTACCGAGCCTGTATGAAGGTCCAAGTCGCGCGGCGCGGGATTTTAACGATTTACTGTCAGATGGAGAACAAGAGTTATATCCCGGATGCTCAAAGTACTCCAAATTGTCATTTTTAGTGAAGCTTTATCATATCAAGTGTATGTGTGGTGTGAGTGACAAGGCAATGACAATGATTCTTGACTTACTGCGGGACGCATTCGAACAAGCAAAACTTCCAAAGACGGTGTATGAAGCCAGGAAGACAATAAGAAAGCTGGGTATTGAATACGCTAAGATAGATGCTTGTCCAAATGATTGTATGTTGTACCGAGGTGATGATGCGAACCTCACTAGGTGCAAGAAATGTGGGTGTTCAAGATGGAAGCAGAAGACTAAAAAGGGTTCTATTCTTAGGCTCAACGTACCAGTGAAGAGAAATGGAAAACTTATAGCAGCCAAGACCCTTCGTTACTTTCCCCTCATACCACGACTGCAACGGTTATTCATGTGCAGCAAGACATCGAGTGATATGTTATGGCATAAACAAGCGTCGAATAACGATGGTTTTCTTAGGCATCCAAGGGACGCTGAAGCATGGAAAAAATTTGATGCAAAGTATACTAATTTTTCAGCGGATCCGCGCAATGTTCGCCTGGCCTTGGCGAGCGATGGGTTTAATCCCTTTGGGAATATGAGCACAAAGTACTCCATCTGGCCTGTGATTCTTATTCCGTACAATCTACCACCTTGGATTTGCATGAAGCAGACATCTTTCATTCTATCCACGCTTATTCCTGGGCCGAAAATGCCGGGTAACGACATAGATGTTTATTTGCAGCCTTTGATAGATGAGTTGAAGCAATTATGGGATGGCATTGAAACCTATGATGCCAAAGAGGGAAACACTTTCAAGATGTGTGCGGCACTAATGTGGACTATCAGCGACTTTCCAGGATTGGGAAACCTATCCGGCTGGAATACGCATAGTGGGTTAGCCTGTCCGACGTGTAACTTAGATGCTAAGCCACATCGGCTGAAAGACAGTCAAAAATGGTGTTTCATGGGCCATCGACGCTTTTTAAACcagggacacaaatacagacTAGACCGGAATAGATTTGATGGCAGGTCGAAG GATGCGGATGAAGATGATTCACATTGGAAGAAGAAGAGTGTTTTCTTTGACCTCCCGTACTGGGAGGATCAGATGTTGCGTCATAACCTCGATGTGATGCATATAGAGAAAAACGTGTGTGACAATGTGGTCTTCACTATCTTAAACGATAGCAGCAAATCAAAGGACAATCTAAAAGCTCGCAGAGATTTACAATGCATGGGTATAAGGCCTGAATTATGGCCGGGGGAAGGTGGTAAATATCCTTCTGCAATATTTGCGATGTCAAATTCACAGAGGGATGTTTTCCTGAAGACTTTGCAGAATGTGATATTTCCAGATGGTTACTCTAGCAACGTTGCTCGTTGTGTTGATTTGCGACAGCGCAAGTTATTTGGGTTGAAAAGTCATGACTGTCATATTCTGATGGAACAATTACTCCCAATTTTGGTGAAGTTTTCTCTTCCGAGTCCGGTGTCCAATGTGATTGCAAATTTGTCGTCATTTTTCCGAGAACTTTGTGGGAAAGCCATAAACCCTATGCAGCTTGCTGAGCTTCAAAATCATATTGTGCAAACCTTGTGTCAGATGGAGATGATTTttcctccatccttcttcaccGTCATGGTTCACCTCACCGTGCATCTCGTTGATGAGGTTACTCTTGGTGGACCCGTACAATATAGGTGGATGTATCCAATAGAAAG gTATTTAGGACGTCTGAAGCAATATGTTCGTAATAGAGCACAACTGGAAGGCTCAATTGCAGAAGGATATTTATCTGAGGAAATCCTGACTTTCTGTTCTAGGTATTTGGATAATATTGAGACTAGAATTAACCGACCCGGGCGAGTTGACGATGAGCCTGTTGACGTTCCTCACAATTCAGAGGAGAGTATCTTCCCAGCTATTGGCAAGGCATTAGGGGCAGTTTCGCATTTCGAACTCACTCCAATGTAA